A part of Candidatus Binatia bacterium genomic DNA contains:
- a CDS encoding LLM class F420-dependent oxidoreductase — translation MKFALAFPFFTAPPLPEFTSGEAIRQIAVAAEAAGFDAVFSTEHPAPPDDWRQTGGHDALDPFVSLAFAAAATTRIRLLTNLTVVPYRNPLLLAKTVATLDRLSDGRLTLGVGTGYLEKEYEALGVEFAERNDLFDEAMEVLRLAWTGEPVTFQGSRFSAVEITCQPVPTQPLGPPFWVGGNSRLARRRAVRWGEGWMPMPNPRKLGDRRRSAHLETLDDLRGLLRYLRTEEERAGRKLPLEVLFAPLTGGVPGTRRWSPAEYGDSLLELRMVGVTWVNVAITGRSLGSLTEAIARFGEEIISAHR, via the coding sequence ATGAAGTTCGCCCTTGCATTTCCGTTCTTTACGGCACCGCCACTCCCGGAGTTCACTTCCGGCGAAGCGATCCGTCAGATTGCGGTGGCCGCGGAAGCGGCAGGTTTCGATGCCGTGTTCTCGACGGAGCATCCGGCGCCTCCGGACGATTGGCGTCAGACCGGAGGACATGACGCACTCGACCCTTTCGTGAGCCTGGCGTTCGCGGCAGCCGCGACAACGCGCATTCGCCTTCTGACGAACCTGACCGTCGTGCCGTACCGAAACCCCCTTCTTCTCGCGAAGACCGTAGCGACGCTCGATCGACTCTCGGATGGTCGGCTCACTCTGGGCGTCGGGACGGGGTATCTCGAGAAGGAGTACGAAGCGCTGGGTGTCGAGTTCGCCGAGCGAAACGATCTCTTCGATGAGGCGATGGAGGTCCTGCGCCTTGCCTGGACCGGCGAACCCGTCACGTTTCAGGGGAGCCGATTCTCTGCCGTGGAGATCACATGTCAGCCGGTGCCAACGCAGCCCCTCGGTCCCCCCTTCTGGGTGGGGGGCAACTCGCGACTTGCCCGGCGTCGCGCCGTACGATGGGGCGAAGGCTGGATGCCAATGCCCAACCCGCGCAAGCTCGGGGATCGTCGCCGGTCGGCGCATCTCGAGACTCTCGACGACCTGCGCGGTTTGCTCCGCTACCTGCGCACCGAGGAAGAGCGTGCGGGACGCAAGCTTCCCTTGGAGGTCCTCTTCGCGCCTCTCACTGGCGGAGTGCCGGGCACGCGCCGCTGGTCGCCAGCCGAGTACGGCGATTCTCTGTTGGAGCTACGAATGGTCGGCGTAACCTGGGTGAATGTCGCCATCACGGGACGCTCGCTCGGTAGTCTGACCGAGGCGATCGCTCGGTTCGGCGAAGAGATCATTTCAGCTCATCGGTAG
- a CDS encoding nuclear transport factor 2 family protein, giving the protein MDDSVQEQIAALRKRLGRVEDELAIHRLIVRYGLAVDAGDAEAAMALFTEDSVYEVGAVGTGIRDETRKPLIMRGRAAVGKMVQSEAHQALLPNAAHTIGPAVVTMAGETASATGYPRIYLRENDDFRLFRMAVNHWELVKNDERWWIHRRTSVALGESDVQDLMRKALERPVDA; this is encoded by the coding sequence ATGGATGATTCGGTTCAGGAGCAGATCGCCGCACTGAGAAAGAGACTCGGTCGCGTCGAGGACGAACTCGCGATTCACCGCCTAATCGTTCGCTACGGTCTCGCGGTCGACGCCGGCGACGCGGAGGCGGCGATGGCATTGTTCACCGAGGACAGCGTGTACGAGGTCGGCGCGGTCGGCACCGGGATCCGGGACGAGACCCGCAAACCTCTGATCATGCGAGGGCGTGCCGCTGTCGGAAAAATGGTGCAGTCCGAAGCACACCAGGCCCTTCTCCCGAATGCCGCACACACGATTGGCCCGGCAGTCGTAACGATGGCCGGAGAGACCGCCAGCGCCACCGGGTACCCGCGGATCTATCTCCGAGAGAACGACGACTTTCGCCTATTCCGAATGGCCGTAAACCATTGGGAGCTCGTGAAGAACGACGAGCGTTGGTGGATTCACCGGCGAACCTCGGTGGCTCTCGGCGAAAGCGATGTCCAGGATCTCATGCGTAAGGCGTTGGAGCGGCCGGTAGACGCGTAG